A genomic stretch from Candidatus Microthrix parvicella Bio17-1 includes:
- a CDS encoding Zn-ribbon domain-containing OB-fold protein, with amino-acid sequence MSAQQSPTSATSSFAVEGWFETDPAPALIGSRCIGSGTYFFPPTDTSRAPGYAGGATEEVRLSNRGRLWSYTSAGYQPPEPYLEPPEGFAPFAIAAVELPDEGLVVLGQVPSDVSTEDLTVGMEMELVIDTLYADDEGTKVIWKWRPVATTNPATSEMTEAGR; translated from the coding sequence ATGAGCGCTCAACAGTCACCCACCTCGGCGACAAGTTCGTTTGCGGTCGAGGGATGGTTCGAGACCGATCCGGCGCCCGCGCTGATCGGGTCGCGATGCATCGGTTCGGGCACGTACTTCTTCCCGCCGACCGACACCTCCAGGGCCCCCGGTTATGCCGGCGGCGCCACCGAGGAGGTGCGGCTCAGCAACCGCGGCAGGCTGTGGAGCTACACGTCGGCGGGCTATCAGCCTCCCGAGCCGTACCTCGAGCCACCCGAGGGCTTTGCGCCCTTCGCCATCGCTGCGGTGGAACTGCCCGACGAGGGGCTGGTCGTACTCGGCCAGGTGCCCAGCGACGTCAGCACCGAGGACCTGACCGTGGGCATGGAGATGGAACTGGTGATCGACACGTTGTACGCCGACGACGAAGGCACCAAGGTGATCTGGAAGTGGCGGCCGGTTGCAACCACCAACCCGGCGACTAGTGAGATGACGGAGGCAGGTCGATGA
- a CDS encoding lipid-transfer protein — MSHDNDVAVLGVGMHPWGKWGRNFVSYGVHAALAALEDAGIPWTDVGFVSGADTMRNGYPGYVAGATFAQALGWTGVPVTSSYGACASGAMAIEAARARILSGRCDVALVVGADTTPKGFLAPQGGERTDDPDWLRFRLLGATNPTYFGMYARRRIDLYGATVDDFTAVKVKNAQHGLNNPYARYRKAFSAEDVAASPVVADPLHLLHICATSDGGAAMVLTSAEYARKRGLDNPVRVAAVSTTTPTYPNTVIEMPHFATDSTVGYPLPERTFKQSIGHAAYEEAGLGPDDVDVAEVYDLSAALELDWYEDLGFCEPGEAEGMIRDGATTIGGRLPVNPSGGLACFGEAVPAQAIAQACELTWQLRGQAEGRQVDGAKVGITANQGLFGHGSSVILTR, encoded by the coding sequence ATGAGTCACGACAACGACGTCGCAGTGCTCGGTGTGGGCATGCACCCCTGGGGCAAGTGGGGCCGCAACTTCGTCAGCTACGGCGTCCACGCCGCACTCGCAGCGCTTGAAGACGCGGGCATCCCATGGACCGACGTTGGGTTCGTGTCGGGTGCCGACACGATGCGCAACGGGTACCCCGGCTACGTGGCCGGCGCCACGTTCGCCCAGGCGCTGGGCTGGACCGGCGTGCCGGTCACCTCCAGCTACGGCGCCTGCGCCTCGGGTGCGATGGCCATCGAGGCCGCCCGGGCCCGCATCCTGTCGGGTCGCTGCGACGTGGCCCTGGTCGTGGGGGCCGACACCACCCCCAAGGGATTTCTCGCCCCGCAGGGCGGCGAGCGCACCGACGACCCGGACTGGCTTCGGTTCCGACTGCTCGGCGCGACCAACCCGACCTATTTCGGCATGTACGCCCGCCGGAGGATCGACCTCTATGGAGCCACCGTCGACGACTTCACCGCCGTCAAGGTCAAGAACGCACAACACGGCCTGAACAACCCCTACGCCCGCTACCGCAAGGCGTTCTCGGCCGAGGACGTGGCCGCATCGCCGGTCGTCGCCGACCCGCTGCACCTGCTGCACATCTGCGCCACCTCCGACGGTGGTGCAGCCATGGTGCTCACCTCAGCGGAGTACGCCCGCAAGCGCGGCCTCGACAACCCGGTGCGGGTGGCGGCGGTGTCGACGACGACGCCGACCTATCCCAACACGGTCATCGAGATGCCCCACTTCGCCACCGACTCCACCGTCGGTTACCCGCTGCCGGAACGCACCTTCAAGCAGAGCATCGGCCACGCCGCCTACGAGGAGGCCGGCCTGGGTCCGGACGATGTCGACGTCGCCGAGGTCTACGACCTGTCGGCCGCCTTGGAGTTGGACTGGTACGAGGATCTCGGATTCTGCGAACCGGGTGAGGCCGAGGGCATGATCCGTGACGGGGCGACCACCATCGGGGGTCGCCTGCCGGTGAATCCGTCCGGTGGTCTGGCCTGCTTCGGCGAGGCGGTCCCCGCCCAGGCCATCGCTCAGGCGTGCGAGCTCACCTGGCAGCTTCGGGGCCAGGCCGAAGGCCGTCAGGTTGACGGCGCCAAGGTGGGCATCACCGCCAACCAGGGTCTGTTCGGCCACGGCTCATCGGTGATCCTCACCCGCTGA
- a CDS encoding CoA-transferase subunit beta yields the protein MSEQTATNATRADYCAVAIAEAFRGDGERLCNPIGNLPLIGGRLARAGFEPDLAITDGLATLTANTPAVGRPDTDRVVEHWNPYRRMFELLWNGRRHVMMGASQVDRYGNQNLAAIGDWHRPKAQLLGFRGAPGNTISHTTSYFIGNHSPKALVESVDVVSGVGYDRAAELGPETSRFHEIRRVVTNLCVIDFEATDGNGVNCARLRSVHPWSSVDDVVAATGFELAVPDEVPESRAPTTDEISLLRNEIDPDGLAAREVPNE from the coding sequence ATGAGCGAGCAGACCGCAACCAACGCCACCCGCGCCGACTACTGCGCCGTCGCCATCGCCGAGGCCTTCAGGGGCGACGGCGAGCGTCTGTGCAACCCCATCGGCAACCTGCCGCTCATCGGCGGACGTTTGGCCAGGGCCGGATTTGAGCCCGACCTGGCGATCACCGACGGTCTGGCCACGCTGACCGCCAATACCCCGGCGGTCGGCCGCCCCGACACAGACCGGGTGGTGGAGCACTGGAACCCGTACCGTCGCATGTTCGAGTTGTTGTGGAACGGACGCCGCCACGTGATGATGGGCGCCAGCCAGGTTGACCGCTACGGCAACCAGAATCTGGCCGCCATCGGCGACTGGCACCGGCCCAAGGCCCAGCTGCTGGGCTTCCGGGGCGCCCCGGGCAACACGATCAGCCACACCACCAGCTACTTCATCGGCAACCATTCGCCGAAGGCACTGGTGGAGTCGGTGGACGTCGTCTCCGGCGTGGGTTACGACCGGGCGGCGGAACTGGGTCCAGAGACCTCCCGCTTTCACGAGATCCGCCGGGTGGTCACCAACTTGTGCGTGATCGACTTTGAGGCCACCGACGGTAACGGCGTGAACTGCGCCCGGTTGCGATCGGTGCACCCATGGTCGTCGGTCGACGATGTGGTCGCCGCCACCGGGTTTGAGCTGGCCGTGCCCGACGAGGTGCCCGAATCCCGGGCCCCGACGACCGACGAGATCTCGCTGCTGCGCAACGAGATCGACCCGGACGGCCTCGCAGCCCGGGAAGTGCCGAATGAGTGA
- a CDS encoding acyl-CoA dehydrogenase family protein, producing MELLDSPSEAAFRTEVRAWLADHVPTDPLPSGDTKQGFAAHLDWERTLFDARYAVVSWPEVYGGRDATLWEWLIFEEEYYRAGAPQRVTQNGIFLLAPTIFEYGTQEQQDRFLPRMAAAEDLWCQGWSEPNAGSDLAGITSKAVRDEAAGGWRLTGQKTWTTRGAFSTHMFGLFRTDPQQERHRGLTYFMVPLDAEGITVRGFTRLDGDEGFAEVFLEDAFVDDAWVLGEVHAGWSVAMSTTSSERGLTLRSPGRFMATAERLVAWARERQDLDPVLADRITAAWMAAEAYQLYTLADVTDVTEGRSPGAKSSLNKLWWSELDVELHRLGLELAGAEAELDEGSPGAIDDGRWMKGWQFALSGPIYAGTNEIQRNIVAERVLGLPRK from the coding sequence ATGGAACTGCTCGACAGCCCCAGTGAGGCTGCCTTCCGCACCGAGGTGCGGGCCTGGCTGGCCGACCACGTGCCCACCGACCCGTTGCCATCGGGCGATACCAAGCAGGGTTTCGCCGCCCATCTCGACTGGGAGCGGACGCTCTTCGATGCTCGTTATGCCGTGGTTTCGTGGCCCGAGGTGTATGGCGGGCGCGACGCCACCTTGTGGGAGTGGCTGATCTTTGAGGAGGAGTACTACCGCGCTGGTGCTCCCCAGCGGGTCACACAAAACGGCATCTTCCTGCTGGCGCCAACCATCTTCGAGTACGGCACCCAGGAGCAGCAGGACCGATTCCTCCCCCGCATGGCCGCAGCGGAGGACCTGTGGTGCCAGGGCTGGTCCGAGCCCAACGCCGGCAGCGACCTGGCGGGGATCACGTCCAAGGCGGTGCGCGACGAAGCGGCCGGGGGTTGGCGACTGACCGGGCAGAAGACCTGGACCACGCGCGGTGCGTTCAGTACCCACATGTTCGGCCTGTTCCGCACCGACCCCCAGCAGGAGCGACATCGCGGCCTCACCTACTTCATGGTGCCGCTGGACGCCGAGGGAATCACCGTGCGGGGGTTCACCCGGCTGGACGGTGACGAGGGGTTCGCCGAGGTGTTCCTCGAGGACGCGTTCGTCGACGACGCGTGGGTGCTGGGCGAGGTGCATGCGGGCTGGTCGGTGGCGATGTCCACCACGTCGTCCGAACGCGGCCTGACCCTACGATCACCTGGCAGGTTCATGGCGACCGCCGAGCGTCTCGTTGCGTGGGCCCGTGAGCGCCAGGACCTTGACCCGGTGCTGGCCGACCGCATCACCGCCGCCTGGATGGCCGCCGAGGCCTACCAGTTGTACACCCTGGCCGATGTCACCGACGTGACAGAGGGCCGCTCGCCCGGTGCCAAGTCCAGCCTCAACAAGCTGTGGTGGAGTGAACTGGACGTGGAGCTGCACCGGCTTGGTTTGGAGCTGGCCGGGGCCGAGGCCGAGCTGGATGAGGGCTCGCCCGGCGCCATCGACGACGGACGCTGGATGAAGGGCTGGCAGTTCGCGCTGTCGGGACCCATCTATGCCGGGACCAACGAGATTCAACGCAACATCGTGGCCGAGCGCGTGCTCGGGCTGCCCAGGAAGTGA
- a CDS encoding DUF4349 domain-containing protein: MTSNNPAERSPNISDEAGNAPSLPSRLAALAGRHRWLTVVAIIVLLAALTGVGTALQGTESGDSSSAAPSIGIDSSEAEIGSRAPNSDTTAGVLPETGAGKAAGSAAIVAPSEVSGTATDAPGVVADGSGEAGADIAPMETPQVAGVERDLVRTATLDLTTKEPDTASAKARSIVTALGGRVAQEQSSFSGNSTVVLTLALPPKGFDRAMEQLSGLGKVTDRSQSTDDVTGQVTDLEGRITTLKASIVRLQGFLSKASDAGEIGTLESELLRRETELEGIQGQLRTIEAQVAESTVTLTISEPGTRIEPIEETDDGVGFMDGLTRGWEAFTAVVNAIVVALAAFAPFFGIGLLVWLVVRVARRRRGAADADSSTADAAPSDD, encoded by the coding sequence ATGACCTCCAACAACCCAGCCGAACGTTCGCCAAACATCTCCGACGAGGCGGGCAACGCGCCTTCCCTGCCCTCACGGTTGGCCGCTCTCGCAGGTCGACACCGTTGGTTGACCGTGGTCGCCATCATCGTGCTGCTCGCCGCCCTCACCGGTGTGGGCACTGCATTGCAAGGGACGGAATCCGGAGATTCTTCCAGCGCCGCCCCCTCAATTGGCATCGATTCTTCCGAGGCGGAGATCGGCAGCCGTGCCCCAAATTCTGATACCACAGCAGGCGTCCTCCCTGAGACGGGTGCAGGCAAGGCGGCCGGAAGCGCCGCGATCGTCGCACCCAGCGAGGTGTCGGGTACCGCCACCGACGCGCCCGGTGTTGTGGCCGACGGCAGCGGCGAGGCCGGCGCCGACATCGCTCCGATGGAAACCCCACAGGTCGCCGGGGTGGAACGAGACCTGGTGCGCACCGCCACCCTCGACCTCACTACGAAGGAACCCGACACCGCCTCGGCCAAGGCACGCTCCATCGTCACCGCGCTCGGCGGTCGGGTGGCCCAGGAGCAGTCCAGCTTCTCCGGGAACTCCACGGTGGTGCTCACGTTGGCGCTTCCCCCCAAGGGCTTCGACCGGGCAATGGAACAGCTCTCCGGGCTGGGCAAGGTCACCGACCGGTCGCAGTCCACCGACGACGTCACCGGGCAGGTCACCGACCTGGAGGGACGCATCACCACCTTGAAGGCCTCGATCGTTCGCCTCCAAGGGTTTCTATCCAAGGCGTCGGACGCCGGAGAGATCGGCACGCTGGAAAGCGAACTGCTTCGTCGAGAGACCGAACTGGAGGGCATCCAGGGCCAGTTGCGCACCATCGAGGCACAGGTGGCCGAGAGCACCGTCACGCTCACCATCTCTGAGCCCGGAACTCGCATTGAACCGATCGAGGAGACCGACGACGGCGTCGGCTTTATGGACGGTCTGACCCGAGGCTGGGAGGCGTTCACCGCAGTGGTCAACGCCATCGTGGTTGCCTTGGCAGCCTTTGCCCCGTTCTTTGGGATCGGCCTCTTGGTATGGCTGGTGGTGCGAGTTGCACGGCGGCGCCGCGGCGCCGCAGACGCCGATTCGTCGACCGCGGACGCCGCCCCATCGGACGACTGA
- a CDS encoding NAD(P)H-dependent flavin oxidoreductase: MSEPAEQVAQSEAAISRSTSHPALTTRFCELVGVRLPVVQTGMGWVSGATLTAATANAGGLGILASATMTFDELDAAIAKVAGATDAPFGVNLLPVQADLDKRLGLMEDRGVAVASFAGPPSAKVVSRLNDAGIVTMVTVGARRHAEKMAGIGVQCIIAQGGEGGGHTGAVPTSLLVPDVADAVGAGTAAGPNGDGVIVLGAGGYRDGRGLVTALAQGADGIAMGTRFLLTAESGVPDDIKAIYLKTPVTGTVRTTAIDGAPQRVIATDVISALESGIAPVRVANALRNALRFRALTGTSLKDLVQTGLAMRKSQDLTWAQLAMAANAPMLTKAAMVDGQAEVGILPTGQVVGVIDSLPTVAEVLGDIVTEAEATLERLAG; the protein is encoded by the coding sequence ATGAGTGAGCCCGCCGAGCAGGTGGCGCAGAGTGAGGCCGCAATCAGCCGGTCCACGAGCCACCCGGCCCTGACCACCCGGTTCTGTGAACTAGTCGGAGTGCGTCTGCCGGTGGTGCAGACCGGCATGGGCTGGGTCTCGGGCGCCACGCTGACCGCTGCCACCGCCAATGCGGGGGGCCTCGGCATCCTGGCCTCGGCGACGATGACCTTCGACGAGCTCGATGCGGCCATCGCCAAGGTGGCCGGTGCCACCGACGCACCGTTCGGTGTCAACCTGCTTCCGGTGCAGGCCGACCTCGACAAGCGGTTGGGTCTGATGGAGGACCGGGGCGTTGCGGTGGCATCGTTCGCCGGACCGCCGTCCGCCAAGGTGGTGTCCCGGCTCAACGACGCGGGCATCGTCACCATGGTCACCGTTGGAGCGCGACGACACGCCGAGAAGATGGCGGGCATCGGCGTGCAGTGCATCATCGCCCAGGGCGGAGAGGGGGGCGGCCACACCGGCGCCGTGCCAACCAGCCTGCTGGTGCCCGACGTGGCCGACGCGGTCGGTGCCGGCACCGCCGCCGGCCCAAATGGTGACGGCGTGATCGTGCTTGGGGCCGGTGGCTACCGGGATGGACGTGGCCTGGTGACTGCGCTGGCGCAGGGTGCCGACGGCATCGCCATGGGCACCCGCTTTCTGCTGACCGCCGAGTCGGGTGTGCCCGATGACATCAAGGCGATCTATCTGAAGACACCGGTCACCGGCACCGTGCGAACCACCGCCATCGACGGCGCCCCGCAGCGGGTGATCGCCACCGACGTGATCTCGGCGCTCGAGTCGGGCATCGCCCCGGTGCGCGTGGCCAACGCGCTACGCAACGCGCTGAGATTCCGGGCGCTCACCGGCACGTCGCTGAAGGACCTCGTGCAGACCGGCCTGGCGATGCGCAAGAGCCAGGACCTCACCTGGGCACAGCTGGCGATGGCGGCCAACGCCCCGATGCTCACCAAGGCGGCCATGGTGGACGGCCAGGCCGAGGTGGGCATCCTGCCAACCGGCCAGGTGGTCGGTGTCATCGATTCGCTGCCGACGGTGGCCGAGGTGCTCGGCGACATCGTCACCGAGGCCGAGGCCACGTTGGAGCGCCTGGCCGGCTGA
- a CDS encoding CoA transferase subunit A: MADKLTTAAEATSHIVSGMTIGIGGWGARRKPLALIAELVARDDLTDLTVVAYGGPEVGILCRAGKVAKVISGFVTMDTIALEPHYRAARQTGSIEAAEWDEGMILLGLNAAGWNLPFLPTRAGLGSDVPRVMPDLKMVTSPYPGRSGGEPEELLAVPALHLDYALIHANRADAAGNAQLLGEDPFFDDLFVRAADKAIVSCERVVEPANFLDEGPVQTLLVSRLNTDAVVEAPGGAGFTQCLPDYERDEDAQRAYAATAKSDEAWDEWIAAFIAHPSRAIAEETNR; encoded by the coding sequence GTGGCCGACAAACTGACCACCGCAGCCGAGGCGACCTCCCACATCGTCTCGGGCATGACCATCGGCATCGGCGGTTGGGGGGCCCGGCGCAAGCCGCTGGCGCTCATCGCCGAACTGGTGGCCCGCGACGACCTGACCGACCTCACCGTGGTGGCCTACGGGGGCCCCGAAGTGGGGATCCTGTGCCGCGCCGGCAAGGTGGCCAAGGTGATCTCGGGGTTCGTCACGATGGACACGATCGCCCTCGAGCCCCATTACCGGGCCGCCCGCCAGACCGGCTCGATCGAGGCCGCCGAGTGGGACGAGGGCATGATCCTGCTCGGTCTGAACGCAGCGGGTTGGAACCTGCCGTTTCTGCCAACCCGGGCCGGCCTGGGCTCTGACGTGCCCCGGGTGATGCCCGACCTGAAAATGGTCACCAGTCCGTATCCCGGCCGCAGCGGGGGCGAGCCCGAGGAGCTGCTGGCCGTGCCTGCCCTGCACCTCGACTACGCCCTGATCCACGCCAACAGGGCCGACGCTGCCGGCAACGCGCAACTGCTGGGTGAGGATCCGTTCTTTGACGACCTGTTCGTGCGGGCCGCCGACAAGGCGATCGTCAGCTGCGAGCGGGTGGTCGAACCGGCGAACTTCCTCGACGAGGGCCCGGTGCAGACCCTGCTGGTCAGCCGCCTGAACACCGATGCGGTGGTCGAGGCGCCCGGAGGTGCCGGGTTCACCCAGTGCCTGCCCGACTACGAGCGCGACGAGGACGCCCAGCGGGCCTACGCCGCCACCGCCAAGAGCGACGAGGCGTGGGACGAGTGGATCGCCGCCTTCATCGCTCATCCCAGCCGTGCGATCGCCGAGGAGACCAACCGATGA
- a CDS encoding serine hydrolase domain-containing protein, producing the protein MMLPEREAPVLDVRELADPAGVGMDAERLGRIDTLFRRYVDDGRLPGWSLAVTRRGRLVHRSNYGFADPEDGRQVNDDTVFRIYSMTKPITSLAAMMLYEEGCFELNDPVAAYLPEFADTRVWKGGSTTGPETEPITEPLRIWHLLTHTSGLTYGFQRSHPTDALYRDAGYDLGGPKGVTLAEAVATWASLPLRFQPGTAWCYSVSTDVLGRLVEVLSGRSLDAFFAERILGPLGMVDTAFGLPEGQRHRLAALHVPDPATKKAVRFDELGPVSRSVPTFLSGGGGLVSTTDDYLRFCDVLLRRGERDGVRLLSPRTVDFMTCNHLPGGADLLGFARSMYAETPFAGVGFGLGFSVVTDPVRHKVLGSQGTFAWGGAASTGFFVNPVEEITAVFMTQLIPSGTWPLRSQLTQLVTQAIVD; encoded by the coding sequence ATGATGTTGCCGGAGCGCGAAGCGCCAGTACTTGACGTGCGGGAGTTGGCCGACCCGGCCGGGGTCGGCATGGACGCCGAACGCCTTGGCCGTATCGATACCCTCTTCCGTCGCTACGTGGACGACGGACGGCTCCCCGGCTGGTCGCTTGCGGTCACCCGCCGGGGACGACTGGTGCATCGCTCCAACTACGGGTTCGCCGACCCCGAGGACGGCCGCCAGGTCAACGACGACACGGTGTTTCGCATCTATTCGATGACCAAACCGATCACGTCGCTGGCAGCCATGATGCTCTACGAGGAGGGCTGTTTCGAGCTGAACGATCCCGTCGCTGCGTACCTCCCCGAGTTCGCTGACACTCGCGTGTGGAAGGGCGGCTCGACCACTGGGCCCGAGACCGAGCCGATCACCGAGCCGCTGCGCATCTGGCACCTGCTCACCCACACCTCGGGGCTCACCTACGGCTTCCAGCGCAGCCACCCGACCGACGCCCTCTACCGCGATGCCGGGTACGACCTCGGCGGCCCGAAGGGCGTCACGCTCGCCGAAGCGGTCGCCACTTGGGCGTCGCTGCCGTTGCGGTTCCAACCCGGCACAGCCTGGTGCTATTCGGTGTCCACCGACGTACTGGGCCGGCTGGTGGAGGTGCTGAGCGGGCGGTCACTCGATGCGTTTTTCGCCGAGCGGATCCTCGGGCCCCTGGGCATGGTCGACACCGCCTTCGGACTGCCGGAGGGTCAGCGCCATCGGCTGGCCGCGCTGCACGTGCCGGACCCGGCCACCAAGAAGGCGGTGCGGTTCGACGAACTCGGTCCGGTCAGCCGCAGCGTCCCCACGTTTCTGTCCGGCGGCGGCGGGTTGGTGTCGACCACCGATGATTACCTGCGGTTCTGCGACGTTCTTCTGCGGCGGGGCGAACGGGATGGTGTGCGGCTGCTCAGCCCCCGAACCGTCGATTTCATGACCTGCAACCACCTGCCGGGCGGCGCCGACCTGTTGGGGTTTGCCCGGTCGATGTATGCCGAGACCCCGTTCGCCGGCGTGGGCTTCGGGTTGGGTTTTTCGGTGGTGACCGACCCCGTGAGGCACAAGGTGTTGGGCTCGCAGGGCACCTTCGCCTGGGGCGGTGCCGCCTCCACCGGGTTTTTCGTGAACCCGGTCGAGGAGATCACCGCAGTGTTCATGACCCAGCTGATTCCCTCCGGCACCTGGCCGTTGCGGAGCCAGCTCACCCAACTGGTCACCCAGGCGATCGTCGACTGA
- a CDS encoding DUF4349 domain-containing protein — translation MSPPRPTFDRTVVGRVLMLAGLALLLTSCGGNSGVGLFGDYNGRLDFATKDVAAGRQQARLIVEEGHQGRLEKEETSFPPRFLGLFAGDPQAVMTFRVPARQFDSTMVDLDTPSVGTVTNRVVTGRDDIERRSDLSEISQILNDRLDEVVDQNGDDEDVIDAQEQLAELAEQSNRPVLVVTLQPGRGLGGWFSVLFFNRLVWLILGLMVGFAFGHKKGEPKVSPVYGKDDDRQNSPEKNPDVNDWGEPA, via the coding sequence GTGAGCCCACCCCGACCCACCTTCGACCGGACCGTCGTCGGGCGCGTCCTGATGCTGGCCGGCCTGGCACTGCTGCTGACCTCGTGCGGGGGCAATTCAGGAGTCGGCTTGTTCGGCGACTACAACGGGCGCCTCGACTTCGCAACCAAGGATGTCGCGGCCGGCCGCCAGCAGGCGCGGCTGATCGTGGAGGAGGGCCACCAGGGACGGTTGGAGAAGGAGGAAACGAGCTTCCCTCCAAGATTCCTGGGGCTTTTCGCGGGCGATCCGCAGGCGGTGATGACCTTTCGGGTTCCGGCCAGGCAGTTCGACTCAACCATGGTGGACCTCGACACTCCTTCGGTCGGAACGGTGACCAACCGCGTCGTGACCGGCCGCGACGACATCGAACGACGAAGCGACCTGTCCGAGATCTCCCAGATCCTCAACGATCGTTTAGACGAGGTCGTCGATCAGAACGGTGACGACGAGGACGTGATCGATGCCCAGGAGCAGCTCGCCGAGCTCGCCGAGCAATCAAACCGTCCGGTGCTGGTGGTGACCCTGCAACCCGGCCGAGGTCTCGGCGGATGGTTCAGCGTCCTCTTCTTCAACCGACTCGTGTGGTTGATCCTCGGCTTGATGGTCGGCTTCGCATTCGGGCACAAGAAGGGCGAACCCAAGGTCAGCCCCGTTTACGGGAAAGACGACGACCGCCAAAACTCGCCCGAGAAAAACCCTGACGTGAACGACTGGGGCGAGCCCGCCTGA
- a CDS encoding enoyl-CoA hydratase family protein, producing MGFQVTTTDGICHLVMDHPPVNALTVAGWFELADLLTAAGRDPEVGVVILSAAGKGFNAGVDIKEMQNTEGFDALIGANRGCAAAFGAIYDCEVPVICVVHDFVLGGGIGLMGNSDIIVAAEGTTIGLPEVKQGALGAATHLARLVPPHRMRQMVYTAEPIDVSMLHAWGSVAEVAPRDEVIPTAERIARSITQHSRLVIRAAKESLNAIDPVDVKRSYRMEQGFTFELNLSGVSDEARDAFVEKRAPSHER from the coding sequence ATGGGCTTTCAGGTCACCACAACCGACGGCATCTGTCACCTGGTGATGGATCATCCGCCGGTGAACGCACTGACCGTGGCCGGATGGTTCGAGCTGGCCGATCTGCTCACCGCAGCCGGACGCGACCCCGAGGTGGGCGTGGTCATCCTGTCGGCCGCCGGCAAGGGCTTCAATGCTGGTGTGGACATCAAGGAGATGCAGAACACCGAGGGCTTCGACGCGCTGATCGGCGCCAACCGCGGCTGCGCCGCCGCCTTCGGGGCGATCTACGACTGCGAGGTGCCGGTGATCTGCGTCGTGCACGACTTCGTGCTGGGCGGAGGCATCGGCCTGATGGGCAACTCCGACATCATCGTCGCCGCAGAGGGCACCACGATCGGCCTGCCCGAGGTCAAGCAGGGAGCACTCGGCGCCGCCACACACCTGGCCCGGCTGGTCCCCCCGCACCGAATGCGTCAGATGGTCTACACCGCCGAGCCAATCGACGTGTCCATGCTGCACGCCTGGGGATCGGTGGCCGAGGTGGCGCCACGCGACGAGGTGATCCCCACCGCAGAACGGATCGCCCGGTCGATCACCCAGCACAGCAGGCTGGTGATCCGAGCGGCCAAAGAATCGCTGAACGCCATCGACCCGGTGGATGTGAAGCGCAGCTACCGCATGGAGCAGGGCTTCACGTTCGAGCTGAACCTGTCCGGCGTGTCCGACGAGGCCCGCGACGCCTTCGTTGAGAAGCGGGCTCCCAGCCACGAACGCTGA
- a CDS encoding SDR family oxidoreductase, which yields MSTAQTNDHATTDPLDFTGSVVLVTGGSRGIGRGITEAFLSHGAAVVICGRSEPEQLPEARGRTARFVAADVRDAAAVDALISDIEASEGHLDVVINNAGGAPQVDAAEVSPRFHEAIIALNLTAPLHVAQRANRVMRTQDAGGSIINIASVSGVRPSPGTAAYGAAKAGLIGLTTSLAVEWAPKVRMNAVIAGLIETEQAHLHYGDEAGVAAVAATVPLGRMGNPADLANACLYLASPLASYVSGSTLTLHGGGERPAFLDEAEPTAPGNA from the coding sequence ATGAGCACGGCCCAGACCAACGACCACGCCACCACCGACCCGCTGGATTTCACCGGATCGGTGGTGTTGGTCACCGGCGGTTCCCGAGGCATCGGCCGAGGCATCACCGAGGCCTTCCTCAGTCATGGCGCAGCGGTGGTGATCTGTGGCCGCAGCGAGCCCGAGCAGCTTCCGGAGGCACGGGGACGCACGGCCAGGTTCGTCGCCGCCGACGTGCGCGACGCAGCCGCCGTCGATGCGCTCATCAGCGATATTGAGGCCAGCGAGGGCCACCTCGACGTGGTGATCAATAACGCGGGCGGGGCCCCACAGGTGGACGCCGCCGAGGTCAGCCCTCGGTTTCACGAGGCGATCATCGCCCTCAACCTCACCGCTCCGCTTCACGTGGCCCAGCGGGCCAACCGCGTGATGCGCACCCAGGACGCCGGTGGCTCGATCATCAACATCGCCTCGGTGTCGGGCGTCCGCCCCTCCCCGGGCACCGCCGCCTACGGCGCGGCCAAAGCCGGGCTGATCGGATTGACCACCTCGCTTGCGGTGGAGTGGGCCCCGAAGGTGCGCATGAATGCGGTGATCGCCGGGCTGATCGAAACCGAACAGGCGCACCTGCATTACGGCGATGAGGCCGGGGTCGCCGCGGTGGCGGCAACCGTCCCGCTTGGCCGCATGGGCAATCCGGCCGACCTGGCGAACGCGTGCCTGTACCTCGCGTCACCGCTGGCGTCGTACGTGTCGGGGTCCACGCTGACGTTGCACGGCGGGGGCGAACGGCCCGCGTTCCTCGACGAGGCTGAACCGACCGCACCTGGCAACGCCTGA